Proteins from one Pagrus major chromosome 1, Pma_NU_1.0 genomic window:
- the tppp2 gene encoding tubulin polymerization-promoting protein family member 2, protein MAEGSVSVAEVEASFKKFAIHGDTKATGKEMNGKNFAKICKECHIIDGKNVTTTDVDIVFTKVKAKSARVITFEQFNQALTELAPKRFKGKSKEEALQQVYGLIVGKEPANMGVTKVAKAAAVDRLTDTTKYTGSHKERFDGSGKGKGKSGREDIPDTSGYVSAYKGSGTYDEKVKEA, encoded by the exons ATGGCCGAGGGCTCAGTGTCTGTAGCAGAGGTGGAGGCCTCCTTCAAGAAGTTTGCGATCCATGGAGACACCAAGGCCACAGGCAAGGAGATGAACGGCAAGAACTTTGCTAAGATCTGCAAGGAATGCCACATCATCGACGGCAAGAACGTCACCACTACGGATGTTGATATAGTTTTCACCAAAGTCAA gGCTAAGTCAGCTCGTGTAATCACATTTGAGCAGTTCAACCAGGCCCTTACGGAGTTGGCTCCCAAACGTTTTAAAGGCAAAAGCAAAGAGGAGGCGCTTCAGCAGGTCTATGGTCTCATTGTTGGTAAGGAGCCTGCCAACATGGGAGTCACT aaAGTGGCaaaggcagcagcagtggacagGCTGACCGACACCACCAAGTACACGGGATCACACAAGGAGCGTTTCGATGGGTCAGGCAAAGGAAAAGGAAAGTCCGGGCGCGAGGACATCCCAGACACGAGTGGCTACGTGTCAGCTTACAAGGGCAGTGGCACCTACgatgaaaaagtgaaagaagCGTAA